A single window of Gemmatimonadales bacterium DNA harbors:
- a CDS encoding sigma-70 family RNA polymerase sigma factor has product MDGPEVANPLTQGIDARAASRHLVAVLTKRVGPEHLGLVEDAVQDAFVAALRTWGIRGSRPVDPVAWLYRAAWNRMVDQFRRVEPDSLDAVGVDPVHDPGQEARTDDDGDDELRLVMLCCHPTLSADSQVALTLKIAAGFSVAEIARLLGAAPDAVDQRLVRAKRSLRTSGVSLDLAPAELTRRSAVALEVLYGMFSEGYSSLTAPTGLRRELCIEALRLTHRMLADPATASPPAHALASLFAFHLSRFDARFDDAGAFQSLRDQDRQRWNRRAIALGLDHLRRSTGPTLTRYHLEAEIASCHAVATHYRETDWTRIIGLYDALLEQWPTRTARLARAIAVGERDGPRIGLEALENLAGSENDPAYLAAMAHCWEQAGNHAHAAAWYRRALEMAVAPGVRRLMEAALVRVIGTDVGSEPVDPS; this is encoded by the coding sequence ATGGATGGCCCAGAAGTAGCGAACCCACTCACCCAGGGCATCGACGCCCGGGCAGCCTCCCGGCACCTGGTTGCTGTGCTTACCAAGCGTGTCGGCCCGGAACACCTGGGACTCGTCGAGGATGCCGTACAAGACGCCTTCGTCGCTGCGCTGCGCACCTGGGGGATCCGGGGTAGCCGGCCAGTCGATCCCGTCGCCTGGCTCTATCGCGCCGCCTGGAATCGGATGGTCGACCAGTTTCGGCGAGTCGAGCCAGACTCCCTGGATGCAGTCGGCGTGGACCCCGTGCACGACCCTGGTCAAGAAGCCCGCACCGATGACGACGGCGACGACGAGCTCCGCCTGGTGATGCTTTGCTGTCACCCGACGCTGAGTGCCGACTCGCAGGTGGCGTTGACGCTCAAGATCGCAGCGGGCTTTTCGGTTGCGGAGATCGCGCGGCTGCTGGGCGCGGCTCCCGACGCCGTCGACCAGCGCCTGGTGCGGGCCAAACGGAGCCTGCGAACCTCGGGGGTCAGCCTCGACCTCGCACCGGCCGAGCTGACCCGTCGGAGCGCGGTCGCACTCGAGGTGCTCTACGGAATGTTCAGCGAGGGGTACTCGTCCTTGACGGCACCAACCGGCCTTCGTCGTGAGCTATGCATCGAGGCGCTCCGACTGACTCACCGTATGCTGGCCGACCCGGCCACCGCCTCGCCGCCGGCGCATGCGCTGGCTTCGCTCTTCGCATTCCACCTGTCCCGGTTCGATGCGCGGTTCGACGACGCGGGAGCGTTCCAGTCACTCCGCGATCAAGACCGGCAGCGCTGGAACCGCAGGGCGATCGCTCTCGGGCTCGACCACTTGCGCCGCTCGACCGGACCAACGCTGACCCGGTATCACCTGGAGGCCGAGATTGCCTCATGTCATGCCGTAGCCACGCACTATCGCGAGACGGACTGGACTCGAATCATCGGCCTGTACGACGCGCTGCTCGAGCAGTGGCCGACCCGTACGGCCCGACTCGCCCGGGCCATTGCGGTCGGCGAGCGGGATGGCCCCCGCATCGGTCTCGAAGCCCTCGAGAACCTGGCCGGGAGCGAGAACGATCCGGCCTATCTGGCAGCGATGGCTCATTGCTGGGAGCAGGCAGGCAATCACGCTCACGCCGCGGCCTGGTACCGCCGGGCGCTCGAAATGGCGGTCGCGCCGGGGGTGCGGCGGCTCATGGAAGCCGCGCTGGTTCGGGTGATCGGGACCGATGTCGGTTCTGAGCCCGTCGATCCGTCGTAA
- a CDS encoding transcription initiation protein has translation MAEYVMMLWENPTAFAAASPADIEGIIQEYIAWREAMGAAGKITGGKKLRDEGGKHLKGGIVTDGPYAEVSEIVGGLFFVQARDYDEAVEIARSCPHLKFGWVELREVEPT, from the coding sequence ATGGCGGAGTATGTGATGATGCTCTGGGAGAATCCGACCGCGTTTGCGGCGGCCTCACCTGCCGATATCGAGGGAATCATTCAGGAGTACATCGCGTGGCGCGAGGCGATGGGCGCCGCAGGCAAGATCACCGGCGGAAAGAAGCTGCGGGACGAGGGGGGCAAGCACCTCAAGGGCGGTATCGTCACCGATGGCCCGTATGCCGAGGTCAGCGAAATCGTCGGAGGGCTGTTCTTTGTCCAGGCCAGGGATTATGACGAAGCCGTCGAGATTGCTCGGAGTTGTCCACATCTCAAATTCGGATGGGTCGAGCTCAGGGAAGTCGAGCCGACCTGA
- the apaG gene encoding Co2+/Mg2+ efflux protein ApaG, giving the protein MAPFYYRMTDGIRISVRPAYLRGQSRPTLGHFVFAYTVRIENVGTVPAQLLSRFWRIHDSVGGGEDHEVRGDGVIGEQPWIAPGAVHTYQSYCILKSPSGYMEGHYEFQREDESTFQAPIPRFDLAAGAQADRR; this is encoded by the coding sequence ATGGCTCCGTTCTACTATCGCATGACGGACGGAATCCGGATTTCCGTCCGTCCCGCTTACCTGCGCGGACAGTCTCGTCCGACGCTCGGGCACTTCGTCTTTGCCTATACGGTCAGGATCGAGAACGTCGGTACGGTCCCCGCGCAGCTGCTGAGCCGGTTCTGGCGGATTCACGATTCGGTGGGGGGCGGTGAAGACCACGAGGTGCGCGGCGATGGTGTGATCGGGGAGCAGCCTTGGATTGCGCCAGGTGCGGTTCACACGTATCAAAGCTACTGCATTCTCAAAAGCCCCTCCGGCTATATGGAGGGGCACTATGAGTTCCAGCGGGAGGACGAGTCCACCTTTCAGGCGCCAATCCCTCGGTTCGATCTTGCCGCCGGTGCGCAGGCCGATCGACGCTGA
- a CDS encoding Ig-like domain-containing protein, producing MLALLALLAVQQPATPQLPASPIAKLVITPGTNVTMTAQDTLRLTATPLGADGKPVAGVRISFVGQGAYFEARVDPTGLIESGSTGSFQVLATAHVPGSRPVREMIKVNMVAGPAASIAIAPAVRSVIAGQRLRLEAAVYSAAGDRRNEAARWSSSAPNVASVRADGLLEAKAAGTTRITARAGSAEQSFTLQVVANTVAALQITPEMSEVRSGDVVRFKLVATDRAGKEITGFTPQWSFAPGHGVIDSDGSFVGYEAGTYLVTASIGSRSAEATVTVTPRDVRRPATVVGRLPRTRFNTEEVWIHPSGDYAYLGSGGGGDVLYTVDIRDPANPVVTDSLVVNTRRVNDVMSTPDGKAIVFTREGASDRKNGIVIASTEDPAHPRIIAEYTHNLTAGVHSTFIYRQEKYGTHVYLTNDGTGALHIIDISDPANPREAAVWKTPRPDAGRSLHDVDVQDGLLYASYWNDGLVILDVGNGIKGGSPTNPQFVSQFKYDLNAMYRDVEATGGPGFIRGTHTAWRYKDYVIIADEVFPATPVKGAKDAAAGRAYGRLQVVDVSDLMNPKAVAWYEPEYGGVHNVWVAGDTLYLGAYNAGFRVFDISGELKGDLRAQGREMAHVNTADMNGRVQNSAMTWGVVVNPKDGLAYVNDMHNGLWIIRIEPRPRELTP from the coding sequence ATGCTAGCCCTACTTGCGCTCCTGGCCGTGCAGCAGCCGGCCACTCCGCAGCTGCCCGCGAGCCCGATTGCCAAGCTGGTGATCACGCCGGGCACCAACGTTACCATGACTGCGCAGGATACCTTGCGGCTCACCGCTACGCCTCTTGGTGCGGACGGAAAGCCCGTTGCCGGCGTCAGGATCTCGTTTGTCGGGCAGGGGGCCTACTTCGAAGCCCGGGTCGATCCGACCGGCCTGATCGAATCGGGGTCGACCGGGTCGTTCCAGGTCCTCGCCACGGCGCACGTGCCTGGCTCCCGTCCGGTGCGCGAGATGATCAAGGTCAACATGGTCGCCGGGCCGGCCGCGAGTATCGCGATCGCTCCTGCCGTCCGATCGGTGATTGCCGGGCAGCGGCTCCGGCTCGAGGCGGCTGTCTACTCCGCCGCCGGCGACCGTCGCAACGAAGCGGCACGCTGGTCGAGCTCGGCGCCGAATGTGGCGTCCGTGCGGGCTGACGGGCTTCTCGAAGCGAAAGCTGCGGGAACGACTCGGATCACCGCTCGGGCGGGAAGCGCCGAACAGTCGTTCACGCTGCAAGTCGTGGCGAACACGGTCGCCGCCCTGCAGATCACGCCCGAGATGAGCGAAGTGCGCAGCGGTGATGTGGTGCGCTTCAAGCTCGTTGCGACCGATCGTGCCGGGAAGGAGATCACCGGGTTCACGCCCCAGTGGAGCTTTGCGCCAGGCCACGGGGTGATCGATTCAGACGGTTCATTCGTCGGCTATGAGGCGGGGACCTATCTCGTTACGGCGAGCATCGGCAGCCGCTCCGCCGAGGCGACGGTTACGGTGACGCCGCGCGACGTGCGGCGCCCGGCGACGGTGGTCGGTCGGTTGCCGCGCACCAGGTTCAACACGGAGGAAGTCTGGATCCACCCGAGCGGGGATTATGCCTACCTCGGCTCGGGCGGCGGCGGCGACGTTCTCTACACCGTCGATATTCGCGATCCTGCCAATCCGGTCGTCACCGATTCGCTCGTGGTCAACACCCGACGCGTCAACGACGTGATGTCGACGCCGGATGGCAAAGCCATCGTGTTCACTCGCGAAGGTGCCAGCGACCGGAAGAACGGCATCGTGATTGCGTCGACCGAAGATCCCGCGCACCCCAGGATCATCGCGGAGTATACGCACAACCTGACGGCCGGCGTGCACTCGACCTTCATCTACCGGCAGGAGAAGTACGGCACGCACGTCTACCTTACCAACGATGGTACCGGGGCGCTCCACATCATCGACATTTCTGATCCCGCCAATCCGCGCGAAGCCGCCGTCTGGAAGACGCCGCGTCCGGACGCGGGACGCTCGCTGCATGATGTCGACGTCCAGGACGGCCTGCTCTACGCGAGTTACTGGAACGATGGCCTCGTCATTCTCGATGTTGGCAACGGCATCAAGGGCGGCAGCCCGACCAATCCGCAGTTCGTCAGCCAGTTCAAGTACGACCTCAACGCCATGTATCGCGACGTGGAGGCCACGGGCGGTCCCGGTTTCATTCGAGGCACCCATACCGCCTGGCGCTACAAGGACTATGTCATCATCGCGGACGAGGTCTTCCCGGCCACCCCCGTCAAAGGCGCCAAGGACGCGGCCGCCGGTCGCGCCTACGGCCGGCTGCAGGTGGTCGATGTCTCGGATCTGATGAATCCGAAGGCGGTCGCCTGGTACGAACCGGAGTATGGCGGCGTTCACAACGTCTGGGTCGCTGGCGATACCCTCTATCTGGGTGCCTACAATGCTGGTTTCCGGGTCTTCGACATCTCGGGTGAACTCAAGGGCGATCTGCGTGCCCAGGGACGCGAGATGGCGCACGTCAACACGGCGGACATGAACGGCCGGGTTCAGAACAGTGCAATGACCTGGGGTGTCGTGGTCAATCCGAAGGATGGCCTTGCCTATGTCAACGACATGCACAACGGTCTCTGGATCATTCGGATCGAGCCGAGACCCCGAGAACTGACGCCCTAG